A genome region from Cucurbita pepo subsp. pepo cultivar mu-cu-16 chromosome LG02, ASM280686v2, whole genome shotgun sequence includes the following:
- the LOC111788421 gene encoding cationic amino acid transporter 1-like: protein MWYIFLRXNFTPFAPYGPRGILVASADAVSTMAEETKNPAKDIPIGLVGSMVITTLAYCILAVTLCLMQPYKQIDEDAPFSVAFEAVGWGWAKYIVAAGAIKGMTTVLLVNAVGQARYLTHIARTHMISPWFAKVHERTGTPVNATATMLAATAIIAFFTSLGILSNLLSISTLFIFMLVAIGLIVRRYYVSGETTPSDRNKLIICLVLILGSSIATAVYWGSSDGWIGLVVSNSIWFLSTLALWLGVPQAKKPRVWGVPLVPWLPSLSIAINLFLLGSIDKSSFERFGIWTGILLIYYILIGLHASYDSVMESKTTVGEVNSSL, encoded by the exons atgtgg TATATTTTCCTGCGAANAAACTTCACTCCCTTTGCCCCCTATGGCCCTCGTGGCATCTTGGTAGCCTCTGCCGACGCTGTTTCGACAATGGCTGAGGAAACTAAGAACCCTGCTAAAGATATACCTATTGGTCTTGTTGGGTCAATGGTGATCACCACATTAGCCTATTGCATTCTTGCAGTTACCTTGTGCTTGATGCAACCGTACAAACAAATTGATGAGGACGCGCCGTTTTCGGTGGCTTTTGAGGCTGTTGGATGGGGTTGGGCTAAGTACATTGTGGCTGCAGGTGCTATTAAAGGCATGACCACCGTGTTGTTGGTTAATGCTGTTGGACAGGCACGCTATCTCACGCACATTGCCAGAACCCACATGATCTCACCATGGTTCGCCAAAGTGCATGAAAGGACTGGCACTCCAGTGAATGCAACAGCCACAATGCTCGCTGCAACAGCAATAATCGCCTTCTTTACAAGCTTGGGAATCCTCTCGAACCTCCTCTCTATCTCCAccctcttcatcttcatgctggTAGCCATCGGCCTGATCGTCCGACGCTACTACGTCAGCGGTGAAACGACACCATCCGACCGCAACAAGCTCATAATCTGCCTGGTTCTAATCCTGGGATCTTCAATAGCAACCGCCGTATACTGGGGCTCAAGCGACGGCTGGATCGGCTTGGTGGTCTCCAATTCCATATGGTTTCTCTCAACCTtggccctatggctcggtgtcccacAGGCCAAAAAGCCTCGCGTGTGGGGCGTGCCGCTCGTCCCGTGGCTGCCTTCACTATCGATCGCCAtcaaccttttccttcttggCTCCATTGACAAATCTTCATTTGAAAGGTTTGGAATCTGGACTGGGATTCTGTTGATTTACTATATCTTGATTGGATTACATGCTTCTTATGACTCGGTCATGGAGTCCAAGACTACCGTAGGAGAAGTTAATAGCAGTTTGTGA